In a single window of the Tellurirhabdus bombi genome:
- a CDS encoding DUF1553 domain-containing protein gives MGLRWITVLAIGAILAIALSSFLGVFEEKVDFNTQIKPLLNKNCIACHGGVKKAEGFSLLFKHEALAPTKSGKSAIIPGDAAASEMIRRLTLDNPDERMPLDAPPLKEEEIELLKKWIDQGAEWGDHWAYTPAEKPELPKIGTFWSRLGWTEHEDHAWIKNEIDYFVLNKLREQKLKPSPEADRATLLRRVALDLTGLPPTEQEVADFVADQSPNAYEKVVDRLLALPAYGERWTALWLDLARYADTKGYERDGGRKIWRYRDWLIKAFNEDKPFDQFAIEQLAGDLLPDRTDDQLIATGFHRNTMNNDEGGTVDEEFRVAALLDRVNTTWDVFQGTTFSCVQCHSHPYDPFVHDEYYKYLAFFNNTRDEDVQSETPTLRFYKDKDSIKVAELQTWLTSHTKNQQQVREWMDFIRVTEPKINSHDFDQYVNASLLDAKFFGFQHGGSTRIKHVDLTGANRLVMAWGTNADKAVVTLRQDSPTGPAVLTLPVPKTGNAWKDTVVIYALPELKGRHHLYLTLDSPKQPKEWVMVKWVSFRPAFPGSESKDGSLLSEVEQKLSQVLNASVETTPILYEGKGDLARKTTIFERGNWLVKGKQVQPDVPKSLPALSPQEPRNRLGLARWMVRPDNPLTARVAVNRFWEQLFGTGIVETVEDFGTQGIQPTHRELLDFLAVEFSTTDQWSVKKLLKRLVLSATYRQRSEATPALIAEDPFNRWLARGPRVRLSAEQVRDQALAVSGLLSPKMYGPSVMPPQPAGIWQSPYDGASWKLSEGEDRYRRALYTYWKRTAPYPSMITFDSPSREFCQLRRLRTNTPLQALVTLNDTVYIDVARKLAGVMQQGGKTPEQKIQAGFRRVMLRDLTPKKLAVLARLYRNTEKEYRENRASADKLMACSGAAPEMAALTVTANTILNLDEVLTKE, from the coding sequence ATGGGTCTAAGATGGATAACAGTTTTAGCGATTGGTGCAATCTTAGCAATTGCCTTGTCCTCCTTTTTAGGCGTTTTCGAGGAGAAGGTAGATTTCAATACCCAGATAAAACCACTCCTTAACAAAAACTGCATTGCCTGTCATGGCGGCGTAAAAAAGGCCGAAGGTTTTTCGCTGCTTTTCAAACACGAAGCGCTGGCTCCCACCAAATCCGGCAAGTCGGCCATCATTCCCGGCGATGCCGCCGCCAGCGAAATGATCCGCCGTTTGACGTTGGACAATCCCGACGAACGAATGCCGCTGGACGCTCCCCCGCTGAAAGAAGAAGAAATTGAGTTACTCAAAAAATGGATCGATCAGGGCGCTGAATGGGGCGATCACTGGGCTTATACTCCCGCCGAAAAACCGGAACTACCTAAAATCGGAACGTTTTGGAGCCGCCTGGGCTGGACTGAACACGAAGACCATGCATGGATTAAAAACGAGATCGATTATTTTGTGCTGAATAAACTGCGGGAGCAAAAGCTAAAACCATCGCCCGAAGCGGACCGGGCCACGTTGCTGCGCCGCGTTGCTCTCGATCTGACGGGCTTACCGCCCACGGAGCAGGAAGTAGCGGATTTCGTGGCGGATCAATCGCCGAATGCCTACGAAAAAGTGGTGGATCGGTTGCTGGCTTTGCCCGCCTACGGGGAGCGCTGGACGGCCCTCTGGCTTGATCTGGCCCGCTACGCCGACACGAAAGGCTACGAACGGGACGGCGGCCGGAAAATATGGCGTTACCGGGACTGGCTCATTAAAGCCTTTAACGAGGACAAGCCTTTCGACCAGTTTGCCATTGAGCAACTGGCGGGCGATTTGCTCCCCGACCGAACGGACGACCAACTCATAGCAACCGGCTTTCACCGGAACACCATGAACAACGATGAGGGCGGTACGGTGGACGAGGAGTTTCGCGTGGCGGCCCTGCTGGATCGGGTCAATACCACCTGGGATGTTTTTCAGGGGACGACTTTTTCGTGCGTGCAGTGCCATAGCCACCCCTACGATCCGTTTGTGCACGATGAATACTACAAATACCTCGCCTTTTTCAACAATACCCGCGACGAGGATGTGCAAAGCGAAACGCCCACCTTGCGGTTTTACAAAGACAAAGACTCCATTAAAGTAGCTGAATTGCAAACCTGGCTGACCAGCCACACGAAAAATCAGCAACAGGTTCGGGAGTGGATGGATTTTATTCGGGTAACAGAGCCAAAAATAAATTCACACGACTTTGACCAGTACGTAAACGCTTCTCTGCTGGATGCCAAGTTTTTCGGTTTTCAGCACGGCGGTTCAACGCGCATCAAGCATGTTGACCTGACCGGCGCCAATCGACTGGTAATGGCCTGGGGAACAAACGCCGACAAAGCCGTTGTCACGCTTCGGCAGGACAGCCCGACGGGCCCCGCTGTGTTGACCTTGCCTGTGCCTAAAACCGGCAACGCCTGGAAAGATACCGTGGTCATCTATGCCCTGCCCGAACTCAAGGGACGCCATCATCTTTACCTGACGCTGGATAGCCCCAAACAGCCCAAAGAATGGGTGATGGTAAAATGGGTGTCGTTCCGGCCAGCATTTCCAGGAAGCGAAAGTAAAGACGGTTCGTTGCTGAGTGAGGTGGAACAAAAGCTGAGCCAGGTGCTGAACGCCAGCGTCGAAACAACACCGATCCTGTATGAAGGGAAAGGCGACTTGGCCCGAAAAACAACAATTTTTGAGCGCGGTAACTGGCTGGTAAAAGGAAAACAAGTGCAGCCCGATGTACCTAAATCGCTTCCCGCCTTGTCGCCGCAGGAGCCACGCAACCGCCTGGGTCTGGCCCGTTGGATGGTGCGACCGGACAACCCGCTGACGGCCCGCGTAGCAGTAAACCGCTTTTGGGAGCAGCTTTTCGGAACGGGCATCGTCGAAACGGTCGAAGATTTTGGAACCCAGGGAATACAACCTACGCACCGCGAACTGCTGGATTTTCTAGCTGTGGAGTTTAGCACAACCGATCAGTGGTCGGTGAAAAAGCTGTTGAAAAGGCTGGTGTTATCGGCAACCTACCGCCAACGCTCGGAAGCCACGCCGGCATTAATCGCTGAAGATCCTTTCAACCGCTGGCTGGCCCGGGGACCGCGCGTGCGGTTGAGCGCCGAACAAGTGCGGGATCAGGCGCTGGCGGTCAGTGGCTTGCTCAGTCCGAAGATGTACGGCCCCAGCGTCATGCCACCCCAACCGGCGGGCATCTGGCAATCGCCGTACGATGGGGCAAGCTGGAAACTAAGCGAGGGCGAAGACCGCTACCGTCGGGCGCTGTATACCTACTGGAAACGTACGGCCCCGTATCCGTCGATGATCACGTTTGATAGTCCGAGCCGGGAGTTTTGCCAGTTGCGCCGCCTCCGTACCAATACGCCGCTACAGGCACTGGTCACCCTGAATGATACCGTTTACATTGACGTGGCCCGAAAGCTGGCGGGAGTGATGCAGCAGGGCGGTAAAACACCGGAACAAAAAATTCAGGCGGGTTTTCGACGGGTCATGCTGCGCGATTTAACACCTAAAAAATTAGCGGTTCTGGCTCGCCTGTATCGAAACACCGAAAAAGAATACCGGGAAAATCGGGCGAGTGCCGACAAATTAATGGCTTGTTCGGGCGCGGCTCCAGAAATGGCGGCCCTGACAGTTACGGCGAATACCATTTTGAATCTGGACGAGGTACTTACGAAAGAGTAA
- a CDS encoding DUF1501 domain-containing protein, which yields MNNLLKELQQAALQRETRRHFLHTCSTGLGAMAMGSVLGSCGFLDKSDKGSAAVAAGQAAGAPMTPRSSLFTPKAKQVIYIHMAGSPSQLELFDYKPELVKYNGKDCPQELLEGKKFAFIRGVPKMLGPQGKFAQYGQSGAWVSDYLPHFQNVADEVTFLKAMYTDQFNHAPAQLLMHTGSARLGRPSIGSWVTYGLGSENDDLPGFIVLASGGKQPDAGKSIWGSGFLPTVYQGVQCRTDGDPVLYVSNPDGMSRDIRKQTIDAITEINQQQYNDVKDPEILTRISQYEMAFRMQMSVPDAMDLKGEPQYLLDMYGVDPNKGSFARNCLLARRLVERGVRFVQLFDWGWDTHGTSSDGAIEIGLRDKCKESDQAVAALLNDLKQRGLLDETLVVWGGEFGRTPMQENRDGQTLPFMGRDHHLEAFTVWMAGGGVKKGFSFGETDDIGYYGVKDKVHIHDLQATILHLLGFDHEKLTYQFQGRPFRLTDVAGKVITPVLA from the coding sequence ATGAACAACCTGCTGAAAGAACTCCAACAAGCTGCCCTGCAACGCGAAACGCGGCGGCATTTTTTGCATACTTGTTCCACGGGTCTCGGGGCTATGGCTATGGGGTCGGTGTTGGGAAGCTGTGGTTTTCTGGATAAATCCGACAAGGGCAGCGCAGCAGTGGCGGCTGGTCAGGCTGCCGGAGCGCCCATGACACCCCGTTCGTCGCTGTTTACCCCCAAAGCAAAGCAGGTAATTTACATCCACATGGCTGGGTCACCTTCGCAGCTGGAACTCTTTGATTATAAGCCCGAACTGGTCAAATACAATGGCAAAGACTGTCCGCAGGAATTGCTGGAAGGGAAAAAATTCGCGTTTATCCGGGGCGTACCCAAAATGCTGGGGCCACAGGGAAAGTTTGCGCAATATGGCCAGTCGGGAGCCTGGGTGTCGGATTATTTGCCCCATTTTCAGAACGTGGCGGATGAGGTAACGTTCCTGAAAGCCATGTATACCGACCAATTTAATCACGCGCCGGCGCAGTTGCTGATGCACACGGGCAGTGCGCGTCTGGGACGGCCCAGCATTGGGTCATGGGTGACGTACGGGCTTGGCTCCGAAAACGACGATTTGCCGGGTTTTATCGTATTGGCGTCCGGCGGCAAGCAACCCGACGCGGGCAAATCTATCTGGGGAAGTGGCTTTCTGCCAACGGTTTACCAGGGCGTCCAATGCCGTACCGACGGTGATCCGGTGTTGTACGTCTCGAACCCGGACGGCATGAGCCGCGATATTCGCAAACAAACGATTGATGCTATTACCGAAATCAACCAGCAGCAATACAATGACGTAAAAGACCCGGAAATTCTGACGCGGATTTCGCAATACGAGATGGCGTTCCGGATGCAGATGTCGGTGCCTGATGCAATGGATTTAAAAGGCGAGCCGCAATACCTGCTGGATATGTACGGCGTTGATCCCAACAAAGGGTCGTTCGCGCGGAACTGCCTGCTGGCACGGCGGTTGGTGGAGCGGGGTGTTCGCTTCGTGCAGTTATTCGATTGGGGTTGGGATACACACGGAACCAGCTCCGACGGAGCCATTGAAATAGGGCTTCGGGATAAGTGCAAGGAGTCGGATCAGGCGGTGGCAGCCCTGCTGAACGATTTGAAACAGCGCGGTTTACTCGATGAAACGCTGGTGGTTTGGGGCGGCGAGTTTGGCCGGACCCCCATGCAGGAAAACCGCGATGGCCAGACGTTGCCGTTTATGGGTCGGGACCATCACCTCGAAGCCTTTACGGTCTGGATGGCGGGCGGTGGCGTTAAGAAAGGCTTTAGTTTCGGAGAAACGGACGACATTGGCTATTACGGAGTAAAAGACAAAGTACATATTCACGATTTACAAGCTACTATTTTACATTTGCTAGGCTTTGATCACGAGAAACTTACCTACCAGTTTCAGGGGCGGCCTTTCCGCCTGACCGACGTGGCAGGCAAGGTGATAACGCCAGTTTTAGCCTGA
- a CDS encoding N-acyl-D-amino-acid deacylase family protein has product MKHVIYLLALISFTSYAQTYDLVIKNGRIVDGTGNPWYYADLGIKAGKVAQIGQIPATSAKAVIDAKGQVVAPGFIDVHTHVEGSLEERPGAENFIYDGVTTLVTGNCGSSATNLKMFFDSLRLKGITPNLAAMVGHNTVRFKVMKTAFRDPTVKEQAEMEVLVAQAMKDGAVGLSTGLIYTPGTYAKTPEVVNLAKVAARYGGVYASHIRDEGENVKAAIEEAIHISREAGIPVEISHFKVASKPIWGTSSETIALVEAARREGMDVTIDQYPYTASSTSLASIVPSWALADSDSMVLARFRDSETRVKIRKEMLASLKKNNRKSYDYAVVAYYAPDTTYNGMSISAINQKLGRKSNAATEADLVMELMEKADMKRIQMVYHTMSEVDVANILRYPNTMIASDAGVAKFGSNMPHPRGYGTNARVLGRYVREKAVIPLEDAVRRMTSLPAQRFRLADRGLLKPDYAADIVIFDEKTVGDAATYEAPHAYSKGFSYILVNGVPVVENSKHNNQRPGQILLGSGAAAGNIANAQK; this is encoded by the coding sequence ATGAAACACGTCATCTACCTGCTTGCTCTAATCAGTTTTACGTCTTACGCCCAAACGTATGATCTCGTTATTAAAAATGGCCGAATCGTAGATGGAACAGGAAACCCCTGGTATTACGCCGACCTGGGTATAAAAGCGGGCAAGGTGGCGCAGATCGGACAAATTCCTGCGACCAGTGCCAAAGCGGTGATCGACGCCAAAGGCCAAGTCGTAGCGCCTGGGTTCATCGATGTGCATACGCACGTGGAAGGCAGCCTGGAAGAGCGTCCCGGTGCTGAAAATTTCATTTACGACGGGGTCACTACCTTGGTAACGGGCAACTGTGGCAGCTCGGCAACCAACCTGAAAATGTTTTTTGACTCGCTGCGGTTAAAAGGCATTACACCCAATCTGGCCGCGATGGTAGGGCACAATACCGTTCGTTTCAAAGTGATGAAAACGGCCTTCCGCGATCCAACGGTCAAAGAACAGGCGGAAATGGAAGTGCTGGTTGCGCAAGCCATGAAAGATGGGGCAGTCGGCCTATCGACGGGCTTGATTTATACGCCGGGAACCTACGCCAAAACGCCCGAAGTGGTGAATCTGGCCAAAGTAGCCGCCCGGTACGGGGGCGTTTACGCGTCCCACATTCGCGATGAAGGCGAGAACGTTAAAGCAGCCATCGAAGAGGCCATTCATATTAGCCGCGAGGCCGGTATTCCCGTCGAAATTTCGCACTTCAAGGTAGCCAGTAAGCCGATTTGGGGCACTAGCTCGGAAACGATTGCTCTGGTTGAAGCCGCCCGGCGGGAAGGTATGGACGTAACCATTGATCAATACCCGTACACTGCTTCGAGTACTTCGCTGGCTAGCATTGTTCCCTCGTGGGCGCTGGCTGATAGCGACTCGATGGTGTTGGCCCGCTTCCGGGATTCGGAAACCCGCGTCAAAATTCGGAAGGAGATGCTGGCTTCGCTCAAAAAAAACAATCGCAAGAGCTACGACTACGCCGTGGTGGCGTATTATGCCCCCGACACGACTTACAACGGCATGAGCATTTCGGCGATTAATCAGAAATTAGGCCGAAAATCGAACGCGGCTACGGAGGCCGATCTAGTGATGGAATTGATGGAAAAAGCCGACATGAAGCGCATCCAGATGGTTTACCACACCATGTCGGAGGTAGATGTCGCGAACATTCTGCGGTACCCTAATACCATGATTGCGTCCGACGCCGGAGTCGCGAAGTTTGGCTCTAACATGCCCCACCCGCGCGGATACGGCACCAACGCCCGCGTGCTGGGTCGCTATGTGCGGGAGAAAGCCGTTATTCCGCTAGAAGATGCCGTTCGGCGCATGACTTCCTTGCCTGCCCAGCGTTTCCGGCTGGCCGACCGGGGTTTGCTAAAACCAGACTACGCCGCTGATATTGTGATCTTTGACGAAAAAACGGTTGGGGATGCGGCTACCTACGAAGCGCCCCATGCGTATTCAAAAGGATTTTCGTACATTCTGGTAAACGGGGTTCCGGTTGTGGAAAATAGCAAGCATAACAACCAGCGCCCGGGACAGATCTTACTAGGCAGCGGAGCGGCAGCCGGAAACATTGCTAACGCGCAAAAATAA
- a CDS encoding contact-dependent growth inhibition system immunity protein, producing the protein MEGNWREKTLEELEATSWDEPDFASDTVQKTHALRKTPLARFTAEDVRILISQRISLPYLVPLAIEKLQQNLFVEGDFYPGDLLQSVLSIDEAFWVNNRALWRQVFELIRDRMWEVEERYINAEPFLELS; encoded by the coding sequence ATGGAGGGGAATTGGCGTGAAAAAACGCTCGAAGAGTTAGAAGCAACAAGCTGGGACGAGCCGGATTTTGCCAGTGACACCGTGCAGAAAACACACGCGCTGCGCAAAACGCCTTTGGCCCGCTTTACGGCAGAAGATGTGCGTATTCTGATCAGCCAGCGTATTTCGTTACCCTATCTGGTGCCGCTAGCCATTGAAAAGCTTCAGCAGAATCTGTTTGTTGAAGGAGATTTTTACCCCGGCGATCTTTTACAAAGTGTGCTTTCCATCGATGAAGCATTCTGGGTGAATAATCGGGCTTTGTGGCGACAGGTTTTTGAGTTGATTCGTGACCGAATGTGGGAAGTGGAAGAGCGGTACATTAACGCTGAGCCCTTCCTGGAATTGTCGTAA